The following proteins come from a genomic window of Alosa alosa isolate M-15738 ecotype Scorff River chromosome 2, AALO_Geno_1.1, whole genome shotgun sequence:
- the hsf5 gene encoding heat shock factor protein 5, whose product MDIEEALITIPINPNNFPAKLWRLVNSPNNRSIRWDACGEGVIIDQQLFEAELLSPVKPDGEASDLFKTTNFTSFIRQLNLYGFRKVVLAPGNERPVERDLTLMEGIQHHFHNPNFKKDHPELLVNLKRLTSTNKAKLEAGLEVNCRPPSRFRRLLVNSPETDDRNQIEKQGTMFAGPIHRGLSRDRVVSHPYHRGLIQPKEYDRTPIPSRGWIMGHGDASSPTTFYTDKGIPVSVIRRFMTEPPCPVQPNPTTVHVQQGSQGVSVSGQKLNGFIPHHPQYRPGFYSAVCQCCPSGNMDKDMSSCAHQTPSSFPHYSYFQPNYQVGYLHPNNQNQDWQNEELQETKKNDVNLDTVFQIVDELQASPKLHMVKVETPEKHYHPAESHPECTVYSVSAQTSAQGDAGDSVNNTGMSIAKDSNTMASHGPVPMGGIIIAVPGNVPSGIAITVEGASNLPEAASEGTTEQRPSLPEPVESASTGVNQVNGNAVHHVESSDKALENDADTTIKLSDITQEDSNSRKQTKSPDLNMLVDVACEKDP is encoded by the exons ATGGACATAGAAGAGGCTCTCATTACTATCCCAATCAACCCCAACAATTTCCCCGCGAAGTTGTGGCGTTTAGTCAACAGTCCCAACAATCGTTCCATTCGATGGGATGCTTGCGGGGAAGGTGTGATCATCGATCAACAGCTCTTTGAAGCGGAGTTGCTCTCACCTGTTAAACCTGATGGAGAAGCATCAgacctttttaaaacaacaaatTTTACAAGTTTCATTCGTCAATTAAACCTCTATGGATTCAGAAAGGTGGTGCTCGCGCCAGGTAATGAGAGACCTGTGGAAAGAGACCTAACGCTAATGGAAGGAATTCAACACCACTTCCATAATCCAAATTTTAAAAAGGATCACCCAGAATTATTAGTGAACCTTAAAAGGTTAACAAGCACAAATAAAGCAAAACTTGAAGCAGGACTGGAAGTAAACTGTCGTCCACCAAGTCGCTTCAGAAGACTCCTGGTAAATTCTCCCGAGACCGACGACAGAAATCAAATTGAAAAGCAAG GTACGATGTTTGCAGGACCAATCCATCGGGGACTGTCTCGGGACAGAGTAGTTTCCCATCCCTATCATCGTGGCCTAATTCAGCCAAAAGAATACGACAGGACCCCTATTCCATCCCGTGGCTGGATAATGGGTCATGGAGATGCTTCCTCCCCTAccacattttacactgataaagGGATACCCGTTTCTGTAATACGCCGGTTCATGACAGAGCCCCCTTGTCCAGTGCAGCCCAACCCTACCACAGTTCATGTCCAGCAGGGGTCACAGGGTGTTTCAGTCAGTGGGCAAAAGCTGAATGGCTTCATACCTCACCATCCTCAATATCGTCCTGGATTTTATTCTGCTG TGTGTCAGTGCTGTCCATCAGGAAACATGGACAAGGATATGAGTTCTTGTGCTCACCAGACTCCATCCTCATTTCCCCATTATAGCTATTTTCAG CCAAATTATCAAGTGGGTTACCTACATCCCAATAACCAGAACCAAGACTGGCAAAACGAAGAGTTACAGGAGACGAAGAAGAACGATGTTAATCTTGACACCGTCTTCCAAATAGTTGATGAGCTTCAGGCCTCCCCAAAGCTTCACATGGTGAAAGTGGAGACACCAGAGAAACATTACCATCCTGCGGAGTCACATCCTGAGTGCACAGTCTACAGTGTGTCTGCCCAAACCTCTGCTCAGGGTGATGCCGGTGACTCAGTCAACAACACTGGCATGTCCATTGCCAAGGATTCCAACACAATGGCTTCCCATGGCCCTGTCCCAATGGGTGGAATTATCATTGCTGTGCCAGGGAATGTGCCGTCGGGAATTGCCATCACTGTGGAAGGTGCTTCAAATCTGCCAGAGGCTGCCTCAGAAGGAACCACCGAGCAGAGGCCTTCCCTGCCTGAGCCTGTGGAATCTGCATCCACTGGTGTCAACCAG GTGAATGGAAATGCTGTGCATCACGTGGAATCCTCTGACAAAGCATTAGAGAATGACGCGGACACCACCATTAAACTGAGTGACATTACCCAAGAGGACAGTAACTCCAGGAAGCAGACCAAATCACCTG
- the supt4h1 gene encoding transcription elongation factor SPT4 — protein sequence MALHTVPKDLRHLRACLLCSLVKTIDQFEYDGCDNCESYLQMKGNREMVYECTSSSFDGVVAMMSPEDSWVAKWQRISNFKPGVYAVTVTGRLPPGVVRELKSRGVIYKSRDTSVKT from the exons ATGGCATTACACACTGTGCCGAAGGATTTGCGCCATTTGCGGGCTTGCCTTTTGTGCTCTCTTGTGAAG ACAATAGATCAATTTGAATACGATGGCTGTGACAATTGCGAATCGTATTTACAAATGAAAGGAAATCGTGAGATGGTTTATGAGTGCACGAGTTCGTCGTTTGATGG CGTGGTGGCTATGATGAGTCCAGAGGATAGCTGGGTTGCCAAATGGCAGAGAATAA GTAACTTTAAGCCAGGAGTTTATGCAGTAACAGTCACAGGCCGGTTGCCCCCAG gAGTGGTAAGAGAGCTGAAAAGCAGAGGAGTGATCTACAAGTCCAGAGACACATCTGTGAAGACATAA